A single region of the Streptomyces virginiae genome encodes:
- the rplE gene encoding 50S ribosomal protein L5: MATTPRLKTKYREDITGKLREEFSYENVMQIPGLVKIVVNMGVGDAARDSKLIDGAIRDLTTITGQKPAVTKARKSIAQFKLREGQPIGCHVTLRGDRMWEFLDRTLSLALPRIRDFRGLSPKQFDGRGNYTFGLTEQVMFHEIDQDKIDRTRGMDITVVTTATNDDEGRALLRHLGFPFKEA, encoded by the coding sequence ATGGCTACCACTCCGCGTCTCAAGACGAAGTACCGCGAGGACATCACGGGCAAGCTGCGTGAGGAGTTCTCCTACGAGAACGTCATGCAGATCCCCGGCCTCGTGAAGATCGTGGTCAACATGGGTGTGGGCGACGCCGCCCGCGACTCCAAGCTGATCGACGGCGCCATCCGCGACCTGACGACGATCACCGGTCAGAAGCCGGCCGTCACGAAGGCCCGCAAGTCCATCGCGCAGTTCAAGCTGCGCGAGGGTCAGCCGATCGGCTGCCACGTCACCCTCCGTGGTGACCGCATGTGGGAGTTCCTGGACCGTACGCTGTCGCTCGCGCTGCCGCGTATCCGTGACTTCCGTGGTCTGTCGCCGAAGCAGTTCGACGGCCGTGGTAACTACACCTTCGGTCTCACGGAGCAGGTCATGTTCCACGAGATCGACCAGGACAAGATCGACCGTACCCGGGGTATGGACATCACCGTGGTCACCACGGCGACCAACGACGACGAGGGCCGTGCCCTCCTTCGTCACCTCGGCTTCCCCTTCAAGGAGGCGTAA
- a CDS encoding type Z 30S ribosomal protein S14 produces MAKKALIAKAARKPKFGVRAYTRCQRCGRPHSVYRKFGLCRVCLREMAHRGELPGVTKSSW; encoded by the coding sequence ATGGCGAAGAAGGCTCTCATCGCGAAGGCTGCCCGCAAGCCCAAGTTCGGTGTGCGTGCGTACACCCGCTGCCAGCGCTGCGGTCGCCCCCACTCCGTGTACCGCAAGTTCGGCCTGTGCCGCGTGTGCCTTCGTGAGATGGCTCACCGTGGCGAGCTGCCGGGCGTGACCAAGAGCTCCTGGTAA